atgccACCTGTGGGATGACTCTGTGCCCTGCTACACAGACAGGGTAAGGATGCcacctgtgggatgactccacgccctgctacactgacaaggtaaggatgccacctgtgggatgactccacgccctgctacactgacaaggtaaggatgccACCTGTGGGATGACTCTGTGCCCTGCTACACAGACAGGGTAAGGATGTCACCTGTGGGATGACTCTGTGCCCTGCTACACAGACAGGGTAAGGATGTcacctgtgggatgactccacgccctgctacaaaGACAGGGTAAGGATGTcacctgtgggatgactccacgcccagCTACAcagacaaggtaaggatgtcaccggtgggatgactccacgccctgctacatagaCAGGGTAAGGATGTcacctgtgggatgactccacgccctgctacacagaCAGGGTAAGGATGTcacctgtgggatgactccatgccctgctacactgacaggGTAAGGATGTCACCTGTGGGATGACTTCAtgccctgctacactgacaaggtaaggatgccACCTGTGGGATGACTCTGTGCCCTGCTACACAGACAGGGTAAGGATGCcacctgtgggatgactccacgccctgctacactgacaaggtaaggatgccacctgtgggatgactccacgccctgctacactgacaaggtaaggatgccACCTGTGGGATGACTCTGTGCCCTGCTACACAGACAGGGTAAGGATGTcacctgtgggatgactccacgccctgctacaaaGACAGGGTAAGGATGTcacctgtgggatgactccacgcccagCTACAcagacaaggtaaggatgtcaccggtgggatgactccacgccctgctacatagaCAGGGTAAGGATGTcacctgtgggatgactccacgccctgctacacagaCAGGGTAAGGATGTCACCTGTGGGATGACTCTGTGCCCTGCTACACAGACAGGGTAAGGATGTcacctgtgggatgactccacgccctgctacacagaCAGGGTAAGGATGTCACCTGTGGGATGACTCTGTGCCCTGCTACACAGACAGGGTAAGGATGTcacctgtgggatgactccacgccctgctacacagaCAGGGTAAGGATGCcacctgtgggatgactccGTGCCCTGATACACAGACAGGGTAAGGATGTcacctgtgggatgactccacgccctgatACACAGACAGGGTAAGGATGCcacctgtgggatgactccGTGCCCTGATACAcagacaaggtaaggatgtcacctgtgggatgactccGTGCCCTGATACACAGACAAGGTAAGGATGCcacctgtgggatgactccGTGCCCTGATACACAGACAGGGTAAGGATGCcacctgtgggatgactccacgccctgctacacagaCAGGGTAAGGATGTcacctgtgggatgactccGTGCCCTGATACACAGACAGGGTAAGGATGTCACCTATAACCGTAACAGTCATTAGTCTATAACCCTTCTCTGTAATCagatatgaaaaacatttattcagtaATACGTCAGTGAGCATCTTTTGGGGACTACACTCAGAGTGTGGGTAATCCCATTAATAATCAAATAAGCACCCAATATTTGAACGTCTTGACCTGTTTATGTGCCCTTATTTATTCAATCACTTAATTAACATTTaatatatcacattaaacaaGAGTCAGCAGTTTCATAATGCTTAATTTATAAATGTGCAAGTTCAAAGAAAAATCAACCAATGAACTATAAACAATCTATCATTGACAAACTTTGTTTGTGTAAAAATTATAAATGATGAATTGAAATTATTCCTTTCAGATGCCAgacatttaaaaacagaaatgcTAAAGACTGGAAACTAAGTTTACTTTCACCATGTTCACCACTCCCTCACATAATATCCTATCATCACAACCTCAGCGTGGAAAATAATCCGTTCTGATTATTATACATGCATTCTCTTTTGAGTTTATCAAGTAAACGTGGGTCCCAAACAACTAAATACAAACTGGACCCATATTCTGAGAGGAAGGCCTAACCTTTGAGTTCAAACTTCATTTCGAGCATGTTTCAAATCCGAATAATAGTCCCCAAAATTCCCCGCTAGACAGTATTTTTCTGTATGGATTAATCTTCTGACACAGAAagtgattgattattcaatttacGACATCAACTTACAAACATGTTACTGCTTGTTCTGGGTGGTCTCGGAAAACGTTCAAGACACTACTAAGATGTATTTGCAAGATTAGGTAATGTCCAAAGATACGCGAGAGAAAGACATTTTCGTTTTTTCAAATTCGATATTGCCTTTCTTTCGTTTTGTTgccaaaacaaataaacagtaaGCCTGGCATTCAAAACTTCCGAATCTCCCGGGCTCAGTTTGTAAATACAACCACAATCTGGATGGTTTCCGCCGGATATAAGGTTTTGTACTACTAACCTAAAACTTATTCCATAAATCTACAATTTCATTTTGCATTGATGATAAATGCCTACACATGTTACATATACTTACgctaaatatttcattaatacaGAAATATAATAATCTAggatatatttttcataaaactGATTATATATCAAGTAAAGTATActattttattgatatattaCTACAGCATCAAATTGTTGATAAGAATAGACTAAGTTGGGAACGGATATCCGGCATAAACTGCACCTGCGTAGTACGTTCAATCACATGCTAAGTGTGATGTGCAAGTGAAAATTACGATATTTGTGGTTGTGCGActaaaaaattaaataattaTGTTGTTAGTCCTTGAAGAAAAGCACAAAGAACATCTGTCTTTTCTGAGCGATGTCAGCACCGACGGTACTATTTTCCTCAGCGATTTGTTAGAAGGGGGCGTGGCAGAAATATGCATGTTTGTTCTGAGATAATCAGTTATAACAACATTTTGGAAAAAATTATTTACCGTTTAAGCTTTACAGACTAAATGTGgatgaaacatttccttttTCCATTATGTTTCGTTGCAAGCTTAAATTTGATATCTTCGTAACATAAATTTGATTCTCTAAAGATTTTCTCACTTTTTCAGTTGTGCAAGAATTCTGCAAAATAAGTTTGAATTTCATCAGGAAAGGAGCAAACCCGAAAGTGTATCAAAGTGCATCACGTAAGATATTCCTATTTTGTTACAAATGCAATTATAATTGCCATAATATCTAAATATGAGCCCTTTAATTGTCATGAAATGAGATACAGATCGCAACTAGTACAGTcccaagtctttcatatgtttcATCAGTCTTTCACTCAAAATCACCAGTATGTGTGTCGCctaatgttttgcagaaaaactgGAAGTTAGTCCTGAAGTGGTGAAAAATGGAGTTGAGGGACTGATGTACCTTCTCACTGAGGGTTCAAAGTTGATGGTATGTATCCACGTACAGAATTTACAGAAAAGAGTATCCTATTTTGGGCTAATTAACTCTAGTCAGTATGTAAGCATGTCATGATATGCCCACCTTATGCAAACAAATTTAATGCTAAGTGTAAACTAACTATCTAGTTTAAACGTCAGTGTTTTTCAGTAACTTCCACATTGCCCAGTTATCAAGAAGTTGCATTTGTTAATTATTATTTGCCTTTGTAAGATGGAGCAAAAGAAATAACCACCTGGATTAGTTTTTTTGGTGAAACCCCAACTCACTCTACTGATCTGCACTTCAGCTGAATGAAATCGACTTCCAAGACTCCATCATGTGTCTAGGATTCAGTGAAGAGATGCAGCAGGCCATCCTACAGGTGTTCCTCGACAACCGCAGGGAGGTCCGAGCTACCTTGGCAGAGATGGCCATGGACCTGCCCCACTACCACGATCTGGAGTGGAGGTTTGATGTTCAGGTAGGAAGTTAAGCAGTGATTGTGTGCCTGGCTCAGATGTCTGTTTCTGGTCAACGTCTGACATGTTTGTGAGCCATGTATGAAATTGAGTCAGTTCTGACAGAGAAAACAGTGTAGTCACAGTATCATTGTAACACTGCAATCATAGTAACATTGTATCATTTTAATCCAGTTTATACTGTAACAGTATGATATTACTGCTGATAGTAACAATATAACTGTGTGACAGTGGGGATGCAGGTGTCCATGTTTTGCTCCATTTGGTGATAAGGGAGAAAATGGCTGCATTTAAACTTACCATCCATTGTATTATTGTGCAATGATCCTGTTCCCATCTTGTAAACAGCAGGGAGTAGAGCAGGTGTGTGGATAGGTTGGTTTGTTGAGCTTGTTAGCTGAGTTAAACAAAACATCTTGCATTTGAAGACTCAAAACAAGTatatgtttttactttatgtatAGTTGCTATTTTTTCATTATTGCTAATCATGTTGaagataaaaaatattctttttattttcaaacaaatgatCATTTATCATGAATTTGTGATTCATTGCTTCAGTAGCATGTACTTGgcatgagttgtctccctttatgAATTAGGAGTTCACATGGGTGATTCTGCCTTAGTAATAGGGAATTTTTAGAAAAACCACAAAAGGACAGTTGTATGCATACATGTTTCgtttgaatatttgttgttttatatttgtcatgtcttgtcaaTAAATGTTAAAGTTAGTTTGAGCTAGGAAAAAAGAGACACACCATTAAGATTATATTTGAAGCATCTTTTAGTGTTTTCAAGCACAGGTAAAattgtgtatttattattgcaGCTTGCGTCTCGATCGTTACGGAGACAAACTACTCCTCAGATTCTGTGTAAACTTCACCTGAAGGATTGTGGGAAGGATGAAAGACATGTGATGATCACTGATCCTGTCAATCTCATACACATGACAAAGGTGTTAGACGAAGCATTACAAGAAATGAAGTCACCATATTGTCGAAGAATTGTGCGGAATATTAAGTAATTTTCGGTgttatattattgtttttgtacatattaataatatatatatatttctgatgAGATTCTTTATATATGAAATGTTTCTACGAATTAgaagtattttgtttaaaaatacgcTGAGTTCCTCTTCCATTTAAAACCGTGCTTGGCTGTGCTGTGATGTGGCTTACAAAATGTCATGGCTGAGGACGTTATTACTAGTTTACATTGTTTTCTCATATACTTTGTGAAAAAGTAATAATtaaagatatatattttcaggCTGCCCCAACAATATGTATGAACATTTGGATGAAATAAATATCCTGTATGCAAGACTGTGGTACATAGGTACTGCTTTTTTTAACTATTTAAAAAGGTTACCTCCCTTCCCATAGGAATCTCGTTATTCTATTTCACAAGAACCAAGCCCACGAAACAAGAACAAGATTCTTTTGAAATTGGATACTTTGATGTATATGTGTAATTATGTTTCACCAACCTGTAAACAAAGTTATGAATGTAGAAACCCTAGATGACATTTCTTGATGAGCAAACAATGTCTGACAACAATGTGTATTCATTGCTTTCAGCCATAGGAAGAGTTCTTGTTCACTCACATCAGAATTGTTTGATTTCCATTTTTGTGAAGCTGCCATGGCTGAGGGGCTTAAATCACTGACATATGGTGGTGATTTGGTGCATAACTCCAAGAGTTATGGGTtggaatcccagatgggactcggGTACTCAAAAGTACTGGAATCTGTGCTTCAGTCAGTAACacacatataacatatgttaatcTGACCACTTTCCACATGACACACAGCTCTAGAAGACTGGCATGCTCGAAGGAATAAAGATGGTTGGATGAGGAGGGAACAGCATATCTTTAGCAGTACTGATTTAGAGTTAACAAAGCGGCAGTGAGATGCCTGCATGAAATTTGCCAAGAGTAGTCTCCCTTCCACACGTTTAAACGAATACGTACCGACATGTGTACCAAGTACAGGCTTTTAGATGAACCTTTGTTGGCGTTAGCCATGCCCGAAAATCACCTGTCAGATTCAGCCATTATGCATGACTGCTTATctgtaaatataatatatttgtaatgtaGCTTGTTTATTTTTGTGACTGTAAATCTGAAGTGTTGTCCTAGGAATTATGACTGTTTGATATTGACGAATTGTCAGACAGGCATGTGCATTTACAGCCAGATATCTGGTTATATTAAGTGAGAAGCATGGATATACTACTCAAGGGGGTATGAAGAATCCCACCCAAGTGACTACTGATTTCactatttcacggaagcgaggttagtattctgtttattacttccaACACAAGTAGATAGAAGCtgctacagtgtgaggactcctAGTTTTCTTCGAGTCAGACAAGGTCTAGTACCACTGCCAGAGCTGCAGAAGCGTCGTGACGTTATGACCCGGAACCCTTCTGACGTCATACATCTAGCGATTACGATACTACACTGGTGTAATATGGCCACCCAAACAATTACACTGTAGTATCTTCCAGGGGCGTGTAGCAACGTTTGATCTCGCACAAACGATATCTcccgtggaacacagttttgagcCTAGATTTACGAAGGTCTCTCAGCGCTGAGGTTGTCGTAGGTAATGTCAATGTATGGGACTTTCGAATATCATAGAGAGCTTCGAaattcgaaaatctagacccaggatgaaaaaacatttttatatgGAAGAAATAATCCAACACTTAAACACCACTGTACACAATGGCTGGGTAATATCAGTGTCCTTATTTTCATGATGAGCAGAACAATGTTCTAAGATGCTtctgtgaaagatcaaaggggcagactggaatggtgcagtgacgtcaacacattgtgacgtaatgcaaaaagtgcacattatcgtctgataaagtattgtcggcgccattgatctttcacagaagcatcttagaatttagaaatacagttcgttctaccaccatgtatagtgtaataaagcacactttcgccctgaactattatggttaaagcacgaggaccgtaataaagcacactttagCACACGcagcgtcctcgtgctttaactataatagttcagggcgaaagtgtgctttattacactatacatggtggtagaatgaactgtatttcttaaatatcctcaacgggcgagtaataagtTGCTTTACGCCACACAGCAAATTTCAGCTGTAAGTCAGTGGTTGTAAATAATAGAGCCAGGGAGTCcagtgactgatgtcatgatcatcgatctacacaacaatggcacgtgtcaatcaagtcagccagcctgacaaCACCGATCCCGCAAGTCACTTCCTACGGtaagcttgggttactgaagatcaattataacccggatgttcacaggTCGCTGAGCATCTTCAACAGCAGATAatacacccatccccaccagAACTCAACCTGAGGCAGAGTAAACAAcgttattgtgtttttaattgttttactaaTCCAGTTAAGTGTGAAGAACAGGTAACTCGCACACTGTTTTAAAATGTCACCTCAagggaaaataaaaaaaataaatgtactgcaatgttaaaataaacaaatgcatCATACAAGGAAGTGTGTAACATCAttattaacactgtatataaataaccttCAGCAGATGACCTTCAGTAGTCTCTGTATTGATACATAACTTCCATGGTGTACATTCTGATTGTTGACAGGCAttgttttgtgtgtctgtttgacGACACAACACACTCCTCCGGCTATGTAACggtattccagctgtaaacaGGAGTCTGGACTaaacagtccagtgactgacatcatgatcatcgataaACGCAGTTGTTACACCATATCCTATCTTGTCTGATCCGTTCCGTTCCTGTCTGATCCGTTCCGTTCCTGTCTGACCCGTTCCGTTCCTGTCTGACCCGTTCCGTTCCTGTCTGATTACTAGTATCGTTCTTGCTGAGGAATATAACAGGGGCAGTGTTGCGAAGACTAAAGAAAGGATCTAAATTCAATCCTCTCGAAGGTTCTCAGCCTAACCAGTGACTTTACAGTTGGGGATATGTAAGAGTGAACCTTAGACCTGGTTATGATCCGGACAGCTCTGCTGTGTATCGTCTGCAATCTGTGCATGTAGCCAATCTCCTGATATCCCCACGAGTAGGCGGTTACAGTAATCCAAACAACACACAGTCAGTGATCTGGTCAGATATCTATTTACGCCAGTGCATGGATATATAATTACTCTTATACTCTCTTGCGAAAACGCCAGTGTTCGGACGAGAATGGACGTTTCTGTAGTTGGCATCCTACAACCTATGCCCTCCTGGCGTTAAGCCAGTCGGGCAATAAATGTCAGGACATTCTTTTTCGATTTATAGAAACTTGTACACCAGAAAGAATTGCTTGGCTGACCAATAAAATGCTTCGGATTCATAGGCTAGTTCTCTAACGTTAGAGTTAACTTGGCCGATAAACATACGGTGTCACTAGAgcagagctatttaacaaaacaaaacacgatAAGCTAAATCTTGAACCGGCAGGAATCTTTCCACTAAGTCGAGCACTTGTTTTGGGTCGCACTGTAAATTTGACATAAGTCAGGGACGAACATGAAAGGATTGTCCCGTGGTTAAGTGTTTatggtaggttgtctgtttggTGTGAGAAAGCACCAATAAAAGGTCTTTTGTAATTTATGGCTGTGTATGTACTCTTGTATGCATTTCTTTCACTAGAAGATACTTTACTTGAATATGGAAGGCACTGAAAGTGTGTGGTACTTATGTTTTCGCAAGCCATATGCCCTGATAACTCTAAAGAGCGTTGCCTGACTTCCCCTAATATGACCAAAGATAACCTAACCCCCGGTCTCAACAAAACCTGCTGTTTACATATCTCTTCAATGTTTTCAAAGTGAATATATCGAATATGAACACTGACCATAAAAAGATGCGATGCCTATTTTACCAAACATGTGGGGGTGCCACTGAATCAGGAATATCTGTCATATTTGGATCAAGACGAAAAGCCAAGGCTTTAAAAACTTTCAATTCTATCTGTATTTTATGAAGCCAAAGCTGAAGCTATTATTGTAGAAATGATGCCATGCCCATTTGGATAGCATGGAAGTTGGAGAAATTATGAATAACTTCGACTTTTGAGAGTTAGTATGCATGCTGAACATTAACAGCTACCGGTCTGACGGATGTAGGAGAGACGCGCCAGGAAGATGGCGCACCACCAAGGCGGTGGTCATTACATATAGTTGAACAGTAActggctgtaaataatcttcCGTTTGATAGAAGATGTCACGGTGGCTCACGTACTGTTGACCGACCTAGACAGCCAGATGACCCCCACTAGACCAGTTGACTGAAATAGACAATCAGCTGCCTGGACTAGACAACCAGCTAACTGGACTATAGACAACCAGTTGAGTAGACTAGACAACCAGCTGACTGGACTAGAAAACCAAGTGAC
This genomic stretch from Haliotis asinina isolate JCU_RB_2024 chromosome 4, JCU_Hal_asi_v2, whole genome shotgun sequence harbors:
- the LOC137281973 gene encoding COMM domain-containing protein 2-like — encoded protein: MLLVLEEKHKEHLSFLSDVSTDVVQEFCKISLNFIRKGANPKVYQSASQKLEVSPEVVKNGVEGLMYLLTEGSKLMLNEIDFQDSIMCLGFSEEMQQAILQVFLDNRREVRATLAEMAMDLPHYHDLEWRFDVQLASRSLRRQTTPQILCKLHLKDCGKDERHVMITDPVNLIHMTKVLDEALQEMKSPYCRRIVRNIK